One region of Micromonospora lupini genomic DNA includes:
- a CDS encoding PH domain-containing protein, translating to MSETELVRLKPRRIRVVCWSAAAALVVVFALVATSLSGPTGDGYGSFQRGDQIAMIGLGIFGALGFLLFTRPRVEADGRGIRVRNVISSYDLPWEVVRGVRFDRGAPWASLELHDDDLLPMVALQAADKELAVDGVRALRRLHEAHLTRLADRADRAVDR from the coding sequence GTGAGTGAAACCGAGCTGGTCCGCCTCAAGCCCCGCCGCATCCGGGTGGTCTGCTGGTCGGCGGCGGCTGCCCTGGTGGTGGTGTTCGCCCTGGTCGCCACCTCGCTGAGCGGGCCGACCGGCGACGGTTACGGCAGCTTCCAGCGCGGCGACCAGATCGCCATGATCGGCCTGGGCATCTTCGGGGCGCTGGGCTTCCTCCTGTTCACCCGCCCGCGGGTGGAGGCGGACGGGCGCGGTATCCGCGTCCGCAACGTCATCAGCTCGTACGACCTGCCCTGGGAGGTTGTCCGGGGTGTCCGCTTCGACCGGGGCGCGCCGTGGGCCAGCCTGGAGCTGCACGACGACGACCTGCTGCCGATGGTCGCGTTGCAGGCCGCCGACAAGGAGTTGGCCGTCGACGGGGTCCGCGCCCTGCGCCGGCTGCACGAGGCCCACCTGACCCGCCTCGCCGATCGCGCCGATCGCGCCGTCGACCGCTGA
- the hisG gene encoding ATP phosphoribosyltransferase: MLRVAIPNKGTLAEPAAQMLREAGYRQRTDPKDLVCRDEANDVEFFYLRPKDIATYVGSGDLDLGITGRDLLIDSAAPAEEVVDLAFGRATFRFAARPDDIASVQELGGHRIATAYPGLVERHLDEAGVKAEVIRLDGAVENAVRLGVADVIADVVETGATLRQAGLVVFGEPLLRSSAVLVRRAGVPPHAQAEQLLRRLHGVLVARRYVMLAYDVPAGLLDRASGLTPGIESPTVSPLHREGWVAVQAMVLRDDVHRIMDELYDLGARAILVTNIHACRL, encoded by the coding sequence ATGTTGCGTGTCGCCATCCCCAACAAGGGCACCCTGGCCGAGCCGGCCGCCCAGATGCTGCGCGAGGCGGGCTACCGCCAGCGCACCGACCCCAAGGATCTCGTCTGCCGCGACGAGGCCAACGACGTCGAATTCTTCTACCTGCGTCCCAAGGACATCGCCACCTACGTCGGGTCCGGTGACCTCGACCTCGGCATCACCGGCCGGGACCTGCTCATCGACTCGGCCGCGCCCGCCGAGGAGGTCGTCGACCTCGCCTTCGGCCGGGCCACCTTCCGCTTCGCCGCCCGCCCCGACGACATCGCCTCCGTGCAGGAGCTGGGCGGGCACCGGATCGCCACCGCCTATCCGGGGCTGGTCGAGCGGCACCTCGACGAGGCGGGCGTCAAGGCCGAGGTGATCCGTCTGGACGGCGCCGTGGAGAACGCCGTACGCCTCGGCGTCGCCGACGTGATCGCGGACGTGGTGGAGACCGGCGCGACCCTGCGTCAGGCGGGCCTCGTGGTGTTCGGCGAGCCGCTGCTGCGCTCGTCGGCGGTGCTGGTCCGCCGGGCCGGCGTGCCGCCGCACGCGCAGGCCGAGCAGTTGCTGCGCCGCCTGCACGGCGTGCTGGTGGCCCGCCGGTACGTGATGCTCGCCTACGACGTGCCGGCCGGTCTGCTGGACCGGGCCAGCGGGCTGACCCCCGGCATCGAGTCGCCCACCGTGTCGCCGCTGCACCGCGAGGGCTGGGTGGCCGTGCAGGCGATGGTGCTGCGCGACGACGTGCACCGGATCATGGACGAGCTGTACGACCTGGGCGCTCGCGCCATCCTGGTCACCAACATCCACGCCTGTCGCCTCTGA
- a CDS encoding phosphoribosyl-ATP diphosphatase → MKTFEELFAELQAKAAAGTPGSGTVAALEKGVHFIGKKVVEEAAESWMAAEHEGPQRTAEEISQLLYQVQVLMLASGLELKDVYRHL, encoded by the coding sequence GTGAAGACGTTCGAGGAGTTGTTCGCCGAGCTGCAGGCCAAGGCCGCCGCCGGCACCCCGGGCTCGGGCACCGTCGCCGCGCTGGAGAAGGGCGTGCACTTCATCGGCAAGAAGGTCGTCGAGGAGGCGGCCGAGTCGTGGATGGCCGCCGAGCACGAGGGGCCGCAGCGCACCGCCGAGGAGATCTCCCAGCTGCTCTACCAGGTCCAGGTGCTGATGCTCGCCAGTGGTCTCGAACTGAAGGACGTCTACCGACATCTGTGA
- a CDS encoding ABC transporter substrate-binding protein: protein MASRSRLLALIVAGVVVAATGCAPQKESPTPTDTASPSCAKDSLPTRTPGKLTIATDQPAYEPWFRKDKPDSGEGFEAAVAYAVAEKLGYARSDVTWTRVKFDTAIAPGEKNFDFDINQFSVTEERKQAVDFSAPYYLVRQTVIALKSSKIAGKTSLADLRGAKLGAQVGTTSYQAITDVIKPAGKPQVYNSNDDAKKALQNGQIDGLVVDLPTAFYITGAEITDATIVGQVPQVGVPEAFGLLLDKNSPLTRCVSGAVGQLSEAGTLTELEQKWLAQVAGAAELR from the coding sequence ATGGCCAGCCGCTCACGTCTCCTCGCGCTCATAGTCGCCGGTGTCGTCGTCGCCGCCACCGGATGCGCGCCCCAGAAGGAGTCACCGACCCCCACCGACACCGCCTCGCCGTCCTGCGCCAAGGACAGCCTGCCCACCCGTACGCCGGGCAAGCTCACCATCGCCACCGACCAGCCGGCCTACGAGCCGTGGTTCCGCAAGGACAAGCCGGACAGCGGCGAGGGCTTCGAGGCCGCGGTCGCGTACGCGGTGGCCGAGAAGCTGGGCTACGCCCGGAGCGACGTCACCTGGACCCGGGTCAAGTTCGACACCGCGATCGCGCCCGGGGAGAAGAACTTCGACTTCGACATCAACCAGTTCTCCGTCACGGAGGAGCGCAAGCAGGCGGTGGACTTCTCCGCGCCGTACTACCTGGTGCGCCAGACAGTCATCGCGCTGAAGTCCTCGAAGATCGCCGGCAAGACGTCGCTGGCGGACCTGCGCGGCGCAAAGCTCGGCGCCCAGGTCGGCACGACCAGCTACCAGGCGATCACTGACGTCATCAAGCCGGCCGGGAAGCCGCAGGTCTACAACAGCAACGACGACGCCAAGAAGGCCCTGCAGAACGGGCAGATCGACGGGCTCGTGGTGGACCTGCCGACCGCGTTCTACATCACCGGCGCGGAGATCACCGACGCGACGATAGTCGGTCAGGTGCCGCAGGTGGGCGTGCCCGAGGCCTTCGGGCTGCTGCTGGACAAGAACTCGCCGCTGACCCGCTGCGTGAGCGGGGCCGTCGGTCAGCTCAGCGAGGCCGGCACGCTCACCGAGCTGGAGCAGAAGTGGCTCGCGCAGGTGGCGGGGGCGGCCGAGCTGCGGTGA
- a CDS encoding amino acid ABC transporter permease: MTPREHTPSAAQLRRSAYRRRQSVHSVLIAAFSTAALGTLLVVAVTGAPGWDRVRQSFLDPEIGADALPAVLDGLWLNVRLLVCCAAGALLLGLVIAVLRTLRGPVFFPVRALAAGYTYTFRGLPLIIVLYLLTLGVPGLRLQGMPSVLVLGGLALVLTYGGYLAEVFRAGIESVHPSQLAAGRSLGLTYRQTMRHVVLPQAVRRVAPPLLNDVVALQKDVGLVSLAGPIDAVRAAQIATAQSFNYTPYVVAGVLFVLLAIPLIAVTDWVTLRSARRQSGG, translated from the coding sequence GTGACGCCGCGGGAGCACACCCCCTCCGCGGCGCAGCTGCGGCGGTCGGCGTACCGGCGTCGGCAGAGCGTCCACAGCGTGCTGATCGCGGCCTTCTCCACGGCCGCGCTCGGCACGCTGCTTGTCGTCGCCGTGACGGGCGCGCCCGGCTGGGACCGGGTCCGGCAGTCGTTCCTGGACCCGGAGATCGGCGCCGACGCGCTGCCGGCGGTGCTGGACGGGCTCTGGCTCAACGTCCGGCTGCTGGTCTGCTGCGCGGCCGGCGCGCTGCTGCTCGGGCTGGTGATCGCCGTGCTGCGAACACTGCGCGGCCCGGTCTTCTTTCCGGTGCGGGCGCTGGCCGCCGGCTACACGTACACCTTCCGGGGCCTGCCGCTGATCATCGTGCTCTATCTGCTCACCCTCGGCGTGCCGGGGCTGCGCCTGCAGGGCATGCCGTCGGTGCTGGTGCTCGGCGGGCTCGCGCTGGTGCTCACCTACGGCGGCTATCTGGCCGAGGTGTTCCGGGCCGGTATCGAGTCGGTGCACCCCAGCCAGCTCGCCGCGGGCCGCTCGCTGGGCCTTACCTACCGGCAGACGATGCGGCACGTGGTGTTGCCGCAGGCCGTCCGCCGGGTGGCGCCGCCGCTGCTCAACGACGTGGTGGCCCTGCAGAAGGACGTCGGGCTGGTGTCGCTCGCCGGCCCGATCGACGCGGTCCGCGCCGCCCAGATCGCCACCGCCCAGTCGTTCAACTACACCCCGTACGTGGTGGCCGGGGTGCTGTTCGTGCTGCTCGCGATCCCGCTGATCGCGGTCACCGACTGGGTGACGCTGCGCTCGGCCCGTCGCCAGTCGGGAGGCTGA
- a CDS encoding amino acid ABC transporter ATP-binding protein → MALLRCRGLRKEFAGQVVLDRLDLTVDEHRVVALIGASGSGKSTLLRCVNLLEEVDDGTIELDGEDISDPRVDADRVRRRIGMVFQAYNLFPHLNVLDNITLAPRRVHRRARAEAEAQARDLLDRVGLGAKAHAFPDGLSGGQQQRVAIVRALANSPRLMLLDEVTSALDPELVGEVLTMIRDLKADGMTMVLATHEMGFAREVADEVCFLDAGRVVESGPPEQVLGEPTQARTRQFLRRIIEAGRL, encoded by the coding sequence ATGGCTCTGCTGCGCTGCCGGGGTCTGCGCAAGGAGTTCGCCGGCCAGGTCGTGCTGGACCGGCTCGACCTGACTGTCGACGAGCATCGGGTGGTGGCCCTGATCGGCGCGTCCGGATCGGGCAAGTCCACGCTGCTGCGGTGCGTGAACCTGCTGGAGGAGGTGGACGACGGCACCATCGAGCTGGACGGGGAGGACATCTCCGACCCCCGGGTCGACGCCGACCGGGTGCGCCGGCGGATCGGCATGGTGTTCCAGGCGTACAACCTGTTTCCGCACCTGAACGTGCTGGACAACATCACCCTCGCGCCCCGGCGGGTGCACCGACGGGCCCGCGCCGAGGCCGAGGCGCAGGCCCGCGACCTGCTCGACCGGGTGGGGTTGGGCGCGAAGGCGCACGCCTTTCCGGACGGGCTCTCCGGCGGGCAGCAGCAGCGGGTGGCGATCGTCCGGGCACTGGCGAACTCGCCCCGGCTGATGCTGCTCGACGAGGTCACCTCGGCCCTGGACCCGGAGCTCGTCGGCGAGGTCCTGACGATGATCCGGGACCTGAAGGCCGACGGGATGACCATGGTGCTGGCCACCCACGAGATGGGTTTCGCCCGGGAGGTGGCCGACGAGGTGTGCTTCCTCGACGCGGGGCGCGTCGTCGAGAGCGGCCCACCGGAACAGGTGCTCGGCGAGCCGACGCAG